From a region of the Ammospiza caudacuta isolate bAmmCau1 chromosome 36, bAmmCau1.pri, whole genome shotgun sequence genome:
- the MPDU1 gene encoding mannose-P-dolichol utilization defect 1 protein, with product MEPLRPWLVPFLLPEHCFDRFFLHFQLLDVLCLKILLSKVLGYGIVAGSVLVKVPQLLKVWGSRSGGGLSLPSVLLELLALGGSVGYGCARGFPFSAWGESLFLLLQTLTLLFLILHFGGRTGRGLALVAVFGAFLGILVSPLTPLSFVTALQALNLPIIILSRLIQIVTNARQGHTGQLSGVSTGLLFGGALARIFTSLTETGDLLLASTFAASATCNGVLLAQVLLLGGSRDPHPKKE from the exons ATGGAGCCGCTCCGGCCTTGGCTGGTCCCGTTCCTGCTGCCCGAGCACTGCTTCGATCGATTCTTCCTCCACTTCCAGCTCCTCGACG TTCTGTGCTTGAAAATCCTCCTGAGCAAAGTTCTGGGCTACGGGATCGTGGCGGGATCCGTCCTGG TGAAGGTGCCGCAGCTGCTGAAGGTTTGGGGGTCCCGCAGTGGGGGGGGCCTCAGCCTCCCCtcggtgctgctggagctgctggccctggggggcTCCGTGGGCTacggctgtgccaggggcttcCCCTTCAG cGCCTGGGGGGAGtcgctcttcctcctcctgcagaccctcaccctcctcttcctcatcctgcACTTTGGGGGCCGCACGGGCCGAG GGCTGGCGCTCGTGGCCGTTTTTGGGgcgtttttggggattttggtgtCACCTCTGACCCCGCTGAGCTTCGTCACCGCCCTGCAGGCCCTGAACCTGCCCATCATCATCCTCAGCAGG CTGATCCAGATCGTCACCAACGCCCGGCAGGGCCACACGGGACAGCTCTCGGGGGTCTCCACGGGGCTCCTGTTTGGGGGGGCCCTGGCCCGGATCTTCACCTCCCTCAcg GAAACCGGGGATCTCCTCTTGGCCTCGACCTTCGCGGCCTCGGCCACCTGCAACGGGGTCCTGCtggcccaggtgctgctcctggggggctcccgggacccccaccccaaaaaggaatga